The nucleotide window ACGGAAGTGCATTTAGCGTTGGAAGATACGCGCAGAACTTTAAAAGAGCTGCAAATTACGATGGAATCTGATTTGAAAAGTGCGTTATCTTCGGATATCGAAAACTTGAAAATTGAACTCGACTTTGCAAAATTGTCGAATGAAAAGCGTAAAGATCGATTAAAAATCGGCGGTGAGTAATATATGAATATGACAAACAATCCATTTGATGCCTTTACAGCAAGTGAAAATGTAGACTTGCAAGTAAGTAAAGAACAATTTGCGGTGAATGTTGCAAACAATGCAGCCTCACCGCTTTTCGCATCATTATCAAATGATATGAAACAACGGGCGCTGCAATTAGCCCAAAATCTTGAGCCAAAAAATTACGAAACGGTTCTGGCATTTGGTTTACCTGCACAGGAAGCACTGAAAAAATTCACGACCCAGATGCTGCAGTATATTCAGCGCAAAGATGTACGGAAAGTCGGTGAAGTATTATCCGATCTGATGCAGCATTTGGAGATGATTGATCCGGATGCGCTAGTCGAACAGGAAAAAGGGTTTTTTGCCAAACTGTTCAGCCGTTCCACACAGTCCATTCAAGAGATTATGACCCATTACAATAAGTTGAGTAAACGCATTGATCGCTTAAGCATCCAACTGGAATATAATCAAAATGCATTATTGAATGATTACCAGTTTCTAAATAAACTATATGCGATCAATGAAGATTATTTCCAGGAAATCAATATTTATATTGCCACACTAGAAATTAAAAAGCAGCATATGCGAGATGTTATCTTACCAGCACTGCAAAAAGAAATTGTCGATGGACAAAACCCGTTTAAACAGCATGAATTGAAAGATATTGAAATGCAGATCGAGTGGATTGACCGTCGTATGTATGATCTGGAACTATCGCGGGAAGTGGCAATTCAATATGCACCGCAAATCCGGATGATTCAGCAAACGAATCAAATGCTGATTGAAAAAATCCAAAGTTCGATTATGACGACCATCCCTTTATGGCAGTCGCAAATAGCGATGTTATTAAATATGAACAACCAGCGTCGTGCGATAAGGTCCCAGG belongs to Solibacillus sp. FSL W7-1436 and includes:
- a CDS encoding toxic anion resistance protein, whose amino-acid sequence is MNMTNNPFDAFTASENVDLQVSKEQFAVNVANNAASPLFASLSNDMKQRALQLAQNLEPKNYETVLAFGLPAQEALKKFTTQMLQYIQRKDVRKVGEVLSDLMQHLEMIDPDALVEQEKGFFAKLFSRSTQSIQEIMTHYNKLSKRIDRLSIQLEYNQNALLNDYQFLNKLYAINEDYFQEINIYIATLEIKKQHMRDVILPALQKEIVDGQNPFKQHELKDIEMQIEWIDRRMYDLELSREVAIQYAPQIRMIQQTNQMLIEKIQSSIMTTIPLWQSQIAMLLNMNNQRRAIRSQERLMDASEQLMRKNGKMLEVSKKAANRPALSHNDIDRFKQTQLQLLHDIEDTLRVHVQTDEKRHEIEHTILEQK